Proteins encoded within one genomic window of Salmo trutta chromosome 11, fSalTru1.1, whole genome shotgun sequence:
- the LOC115202088 gene encoding spermine oxidase: protein MQSCEISSDSTDDPLSRDLRTRRQPRIVVIGAGLAGLAATKSLLESGFTDVTVLEASDRIGGRVQSIQHGQTTLELGATWIHGANGNPVYHLAEDNGLLEHTTDGERSVGRISLYTKNGVAHYQTNSGTRIPKDLVEEFSDLYNEVYELTQEFFQSGKPVCAESQNSVGVFTRDVVRKKIMLDPDDSESTKRLKLSMLQQYLKVESCESSSPSMDEVSLSEFGEWTEIPGAHHVIPGGFMKIVDLLAQDIPSRMMRLGKPVRCVHWNYSAQQQEEIAHGDNNNRHDNGDHNDDRRCHGEPNPNPGHAYPISVECEDLESLPADHVIVTASLGVLKNRHEALFSPSLPEDKVLAIEKLGISTTDKIFLEFADPFWSPECNSIQFVWEDEAQLEQPVYPEELWYRKICSFDVLYPPERYGHMLSGWICGQEALLMERCDDETVAETCTKLLRRFTGNPNIPKPRRILRSSWGSNPYIRGSYSFTRVGSSGGDVEKLAMPLPYTKSTKAPPLQVLFAGEATHRKYYSTTHGALLSGQREATRLTEMYQDLHKETIKPNM, encoded by the exons ATGCAAAGTTGTGAAATATCTTCAGACAGCACTGATGACCCCCTTAGTAGAGACCTACGCACTCGTCGACAGCCTCGAATAGTAGTGATCGGCGCGGGTTTAGCCGGTCTCGCAGCTACCAAGAGCCTCCTGGAAAGCGGCTTCACGGATGTCACGGTCCTAGAGGCGTCAGACCGCATCGGAGGGAGAGTTCAAAGCATTCAGCACG GACAAACGACTTTGGAGCTCGGAGCCACCTGGATCCATGGCGCTAACGGGAACCCGGTGTACCACCTGGCGGAGGACAATGGGCTGCTCGAGCACACCACGGACGGCGAGCGCAGCGTGGGCCGCATCAGCCTGTACACCAAGAACGGCGTGGCCCACTACCAGACCAACAGCGGTACCAGGATCCCCAAGGACCTGGTCGAGGAGTTCAGTGACCTCTACaatgag gtGTACGAGCTGACTCAGGAGTTTTTCCAGAGTGGGAAGCCTGTGTGTGCTGAAAGCCAGAACAGCGTTGGGGTGTTCACGAGGGATGTGGTGCGCAAGAAGATCATGCTGGACCCCGACGACTCGGAGAGCACCAAGAGACTCAAGCTGTCCATGCTCCAGCAGTacctcaag GTGGAGAGTTGTGAGAGCTCGTCCCCCAGCATGGATGAGGTCTCGCTGAGTGAGTTTGGTGAGTGGACGGAGATCCCCGGGGCCCACCACGTCATCCCGGGAGGCTTCATGAAGATCGTGGACCTCTTGGCGCAGGACATTCCGTCCCGCATGATGCGCCTGGGGAAACCCGTCCGCTGCGTCCACTGGAACTACTCCGCCCAGCAACAGGAGGAGATCGCCCATGGCGACAACAACAATCGGCACGACAACGGCGACCATAACGACGACCGACGTTGCCACGGTGAGCCCAACCCCAATCCGGGTCACGCGTACCCGATCAGCGTAGAGTGCGAGGACCTCGAGTCGCTCCCCGCCGACCACGTGATCGTAACCGCCTCTCTCGGCGTCCTCAAGAACCGCCATGAGGCGCTCTTCTCACCCTCGCTGCCTGAGGACAAAGTCCTCGCCATCGAGAAGCTCGGCATCAGCACCACTGACAAGATTTTCCTGGAGTTCGCCGATCCCTTCTGGAGCCCCGAGTGCAACAGCATCCAGTTTGTGTGGGAGGACGAGGCGCAGCTGGAGCAGCCGGTCTACCCCGAGGAGCTGTGGTACCGTAAGATCTGCTCATTTGATGTGCTGTACCCGCCCGAGCGCTACGGCCACATGCTGAGTGGCTGGATCTGTGGCCAGGAGGCGCTGCTCATGGAGCGCTGCGACGACGAGACGGTGGCTGAGACCTGCACCAAGCTACTGCGACGCTTCACAG ggaacccCAACATTCCGAAGCCGAGGCGGATCCTGCGCTCGTCGTGGGGCAGTAACCCTTACATCCGGGGCTCCTACTCCTTCACCCGGGTGGGCTCCAGTGGGGGTGACGTGGAGAAGCTAGCCATGCCCCTGCCTTACACCAAGAGCACCAAGGCTCCG CCTCTACAGGTGTTATTCGCTGGGGAAGCCACCCACCGGAAATACTATTCCACTACCCATGGTGCATTGCTGTCGGGACAGAGAGAGGCCACTCGTCTTACAGAGATGTACCAGGACTTGCACAAAGAAACCATAAAGCCTAACATGTAA